The genomic region CTGCACGGCCAAGGGCGCACTCTCGGCGATCTCTTTCGCCAGCTCCACGGCGGCGGCGCGCACGTTCTCTACCAAAGTAAAAACTTCGCCCAGCCCCCAGGCAAACGCTTCCTCGCCGTTAATCCGGCGGCCGGTGTAGAAGATGAGATTAGCGTGTTGCCAACCGACCAGACGCGGCAAGGTATAGGTCAGTCCAAAGCCGGGATGAAATCCCAATTTGACGAAATTGGCGGCAAAACGGGTTTCCGGGCACAGCACGCGAAAATCCGGTACCAGCGATAAGCCAAAGCCGCCGCCGATGGCCGCGCCTTGGATGGCTCCGACGATGGGTTTGCGACAGGCGAACAGTCGCACCGCTTCGGCGTACAGCGGATTGCCGGTTTCGGTGCTGCGCAGGTCGCGCGCGGCCCCGCCATTGTGAAAATTCGCGCCGGCGCAGAAGTTTTTACCTTCCGCCGCCAGGACGATAGCGCGACAGGACGCCTCGTTATCCAACGCCTCGAAGGCATCGGCGAGGGAGCGGATGAGGTCGGTGTCGAAAAAATTGTTCGGTCCGCGTTGGATCTCGACGGTTGCGATGTAATCGGTAAGGGTAACGGCAACGTCGCCATAACGTGGCTGCATGGTGGGTCTCCTTTCTCTATCTCTCATCCTCTTGTGCCTGATCGTGAGGAATTGTCTAGGTCGGAAGGAAGAGCGAAGGAGAAAACGATGAATGATGAACGATGAATGGGCGAGAGAAAGGAGATAGAGACAGAGAAGGGGACTAGGGATAGCGCGCCGCCGAGCGGCGCGTGATGGTAGGCCGGTCTTTCAAAGCCGGACGGACTTACCGCGATTAGCAAGAGCGACCGTAGCGGAAGCTACCGAGGAAGAAGTATGGAGGAAGATTGAGCGGCGTGCGCGAAGCTGCGATTGCTGTCTCAAGCCCCGGCGCGGTATGCTGTCCACACTTTGTCCGTCTGCGCCTTCTCCGGGAGCCCACAGTGGATACATGGAACCGTCATATGCTTGACCACGTCGCTCGGGCAGTCGTCTCAGGTCAGCGCGGCCATGGCGACCGGATCGATCGCCTCGCGGATCTGGTGGCTGAGTTGATCCGCAATCGCCTAGAAGCGGTCGGCGCGCCGGTAGCAAAGCACGCGCGCTGCTGCCCGCGTGACTCCTGACTTAACCAACAACTGCTTACCGCGCTCCTAGCGCGGGTCGAGAAACATCTTGCCTGGAAGGCGCTCACCGCAGGAAACTATGGTCGCACTCAGCCACGCTGACCTTGCGCGTTTCTTCGGGGCGTTGGATCGTCGCTTGCCGTGCCCGAGTAAAATCATCCTGACCGGAGGCAGCGAAGCCCTGTTACTTGGCGGGCAGCGACCGACCGGCGATATCGACTTTGATCTCGTGGTGACAGATCGGTACACGCGGTTCTGGTCCGACATTGAAGCTGCCATCGCGGCGTTTCGGCGGGCGGCAGGTATCCCCACCGTGCTAAGTCCCGAGTCCTGAAAGCGCCAGCCGGCTTCGCCAGGGGAGGGGATGGGTGCCTCCTGAAGAGGCTACGGAGCTGGGATACCAATCAAATAAGTGGCGACACCCGGTCCCGCGCGGGTGGT from Deltaproteobacteria bacterium harbors:
- a CDS encoding enoyl-CoA hydratase/isomerase family protein, producing the protein MQPRYGDVAVTLTDYIATVEIQRGPNNFFDTDLIRSLADAFEALDNEASCRAIVLAAEGKNFCAGANFHNGGAARDLRSTETGNPLYAEAVRLFACRKPIVGAIQGAAIGGGFGLSLVPDFRVLCPETRFAANFVKLGFHPGFGLTYTLPRLVGWQHANLIFYTGRRINGEEAFAWGLGEVFTLVENVRAAAVELAKEIAESAPLAVQSTRATMRAGLAAAVKSATDHEFKEQHWLQQTEDHKEGLRAVAERRPGNFVGR